From one Ignavibacteria bacterium genomic stretch:
- a CDS encoding response regulator transcription factor has product MRVLVVEDERKVASFIKRGLEEEKYLVDAVADGEEGLRYASSGGYDAIVLDVMLPKMDGYSMLRALRALGNSTPVIMLTARGTTEDRVQGLDAGADDYLAKPFHFEELAARLRSILRRSSTDKTTKLTCGDLVLDLVTHFAYRDNKEIELTTKEYALLEYFMRNKGKILSRSMITQQVWKHNFDPESNIIDVYVKRLRQKIEKPERTQLVQSVRGVGYRMKEPDLDADGREIIEPENSIE; this is encoded by the coding sequence ATGCGAGTACTTGTAGTTGAAGACGAACGAAAGGTTGCTTCGTTCATCAAGCGGGGTCTTGAAGAAGAAAAATACCTTGTTGATGCCGTTGCCGACGGCGAAGAGGGGCTGCGCTATGCCTCGTCAGGCGGCTACGATGCCATCGTTCTGGACGTGATGCTGCCCAAGATGGATGGCTATTCTATGTTGCGTGCACTTCGTGCACTGGGAAATTCAACACCGGTGATCATGCTTACTGCGCGGGGCACAACTGAGGACAGAGTTCAGGGTCTGGACGCAGGTGCCGATGATTACCTGGCAAAGCCATTTCACTTTGAAGAACTTGCGGCACGATTGCGTTCAATTTTGCGTAGGTCAAGCACCGACAAAACAACCAAGCTCACCTGCGGCGATCTTGTGCTTGACCTGGTCACGCATTTTGCCTATCGCGATAATAAAGAAATTGAGTTAACGACAAAGGAATACGCCTTGCTTGAATACTTTATGAGGAATAAGGGTAAGATATTAAGCAGGAGTATGATCACCCAGCAGGTGTGGAAGCACAATTTCGACCCAGAGTCCAACATTATCGATGTGTACGTAAAACGTCTCCGCCAGAAAATTGAAAAACCCGAAAGAACACAATTGGTACAGAGCGTGCGCGGTGTTGGCTACAGAATGAAGGAGCCTGATCTTGATGCTGATGGGCGGGAGATTATTGAACCCGAAAATTCGATAGAGTAG
- the rpmG gene encoding 50S ribosomal protein L33, with amino-acid sequence MAKKGARVIITLECTEAKKEGKPASRYTTTKNRQNVTERLEMKKYNPFLRRHTVHKEVR; translated from the coding sequence ATGGCTAAAAAAGGTGCCCGCGTTATTATTACGCTGGAATGTACAGAAGCAAAAAAAGAAGGTAAGCCGGCTTCCCGGTACACAACAACCAAGAACCGTCAAAACGTTACTGAACGCCTGGAAATGAAGAAATACAATCCCTTCCTTCGTCGGCACACGGTTCATAAAGAAGTTCGGTAA